From the genome of Papaver somniferum cultivar HN1 chromosome 2, ASM357369v1, whole genome shotgun sequence, one region includes:
- the LOC113353643 gene encoding auxin-responsive protein IAA21-like, whose translation MVTPSQKLAQEKKQTQSSAAKSQVVGWPPIRSFRKNTMATNTGKDSDDARSDSDSGCLYVKVSMDGAPYLRKVDIKTYCNYVELFSGLEKMFSCFTIGQCGSDGVPGKDVLSGSKLMDLLHGSQHVLAYEDRDDDWMLVGDVPWEMFINSCKRLRIMKGSEAIGLAPRAMEKYKTGN comes from the exons ATGGTAACACCATCGCAGAAGCTTGCCCAGGAGAAGAAGCAAACTCAGAGTTCTGCAGCCAA GTCACAGGTTGTAGGATGGCCGCCAATTCGATCTTTTCGGAAGAACACAATGGCTACTAATACAGGTAAAGACAGTGATGACGCTCGAAGCGATTCGGATTCGGGATGTTTGTATGTCAAAGTGAGTATGGATGGTGCTCCATACTTGAGGAAAGTTGATATCAAAACTTATTGCAACTATGTGGAACTCTTCTCTGGGTTAGAGAAGATGTTCAGCTGCTTTACCATTG GGCAGTGTGGTTCTGATGGTGTCCCGGGCAAAGATGTGCTGAGTGGAAGTAAATTGATGGATCTTCTCCACGGCTCTCAACATGTACTCGCATATGAAGACAGGGACGACGACTGGATGCTCGTTGGTGATGTTCCTTGGGA GATGTTTATTAACTCATGTAAGAGGCTCAGGATCATGAAAGGTTCAGAAGCAATCGGTTTAG CTCCGAGGGCCATGGAGAAATACAAGACCGGGAACTAG
- the LOC113351514 gene encoding serine hydroxymethyltransferase 3, chloroplastic-like, which produces MTPKRRVSGTSIYFESMPYRLDESTGLIDYDMLEKTATLFRPKLIIVGASAYPRDFDYPRMRKIADSVGAFLMMDMAHISGLVTASVPGSSLSIGIPSMEIGDKKNKNIIYSSSSSYSTVTTSNKIGFDDNVKETELRLGLPGSKSDHQELMGFLHF; this is translated from the exons atgactCCTAAAAGACGGGTATCTGGGACTTCGATTTATTTTGAATCGATGCCCTACCGTCTTGATGAATCAACAG gccttattgattatgatatgcTTGAGAAAACTGCCACCCTCTTTCGACCAAAACTCATCATTGTTGGTGCTAGTGCTTATCCTCGTGATTTCGATTATCCTCGAATGAGAAAG attgcagattctgttggggcttttctcatgatggatatggctcacataagtggtctcgttACTGCATCtgtacctggaagca GTTTATCAATTGGAATTCCATCAATGGAGATTGgtgataagaagaataagaacatAATCTACTCATCTTCCTCTTCTTATTCAACTGTTACCACTAGTAACAAAATTGGGTTTGATGATAATGTTAAAGAAACAGAGCTTAGACTCGGTTTGCCTGGTTCTAAATCTGATCACCAGGAGTTGATggggtttcttcatttttaa